The Agaribacterium sp. ZY112 genome includes the window TGGTTTCTACGCTCTGATACCAACAATGAATTAGGTGAGCAGCTTATAAAAGCCGCCGGTTTACTTTCCGATTGCCGCTTATCTTAGGTGTTGAAAGTCTGTACCTACAACTAGCTACTAAAGAGACTGAGTTTATAAAAAAACGGTTTAAGGCAAGGCGGTTTTGAACTGGTAAAACGATTGGCTTCACCCATACTTAATTTAACGGTAACTGACCTCCCCCAAGTGAGTTACCGGCAACGCTGATTTGGTAGCAGCGTTAGAGGGCCTAGCCCCTCGATGTTTTACTCCTAATGGTCCTAGCCCGACATCCCCCCCCGAGGTGTCGGGTTTTTTTTATCAGCCTTAAAGTAAAACTATGCTTGCTAACCCTGTATTAGTCCACGGTCTGTGTTGGGGCCGTTCCAGATATCAGATCCCCGTTTTCGTCTAAAGGCGGATATGGCAGCTTATTCTCGTCGCAATAATGGGCAAGCTTGGGGTAACCCCAGCGAAAGAAAAGTGTTTGATAGGTGCCATCATCGAGTTTGCGTACATCGTAAGCCCCTTTGATTTGGCGTTGACGTTGAGCCTCTGAGAGAATAATGGCTGCAGCCACACTCACATTAAAAGACTCCACCATACCCATCATTGGGATCACAATCTTGGCATCGCAGTAATTCAGCGCTTCATCACTAACACCTTCAATTTCTGTGCCCATGACTAAAGCCGTTGGTTTACTGTAATCAATGTCTCTGTAATCAATCGCATCGGGGCTGAAGTGTGCAGCAACAATTTGCATACCCTTCTCTTTGAGTTCGGCTAATGCTTCCGGAGCCGAAGCGTGATGCACCGTATCAACAAACTTATCTGCGCTAGCTGATGTGCCTCGATAGGTTCTATATTCACTTTTGGGTACGACGCAGTGTACATGTTGAATTCCGACCGCGTCACAGGTACGTATAATAGCTGCGAGGTTGCGGTCTTTAACGATCTTGTCGGTTACGACACATAAATCTGGCTGACGTAGGCTTAGCACCTCATTGATACGCTCTTTTCGTTCTGGGGTCATTCACGTTCCTGTTGCAAATAGTGAGATAATAAAAAGCACGCCCATTTTATGTCAGTTTGATGACGGAAAAATATTTTTTTCCACAAAGTCTGTGGATAACTTGGTGGATAGCTACTTGAGAAGTCGCGCTAATATGCGGTTTTTGTGGGCCCTACTTAGACTGGTTATTATTTAACCTATAGAAAAAATGTATATAATTCAATCGCTTACATGTAATCTCTAGTGTTTTGTTGTGATGTCAATACAGATTTGGTAACAAAAGAGACATATTTACACTGGTCTGTGAATAATCAGGTTAGCGGTTCCTAACCCTGAGTGTGGCTTAGTAACAAAACTTTAAGAAATCAAACTAAATATGCAAGATAATTATATGGTAAATAGGCATAAAAGCGCTTGGGGTTCATTGTGATCCAATCTATAGAAACCTTAGATCATGAATCCTTGCTCAGTTTACTTGAGCAAAGCGAGAAAGAAGGTCTGAAGCTCTACCTGCTGTGCGCCAACAACCGACAAGCTAGGCAGTTAAGCTTTGTTGTGGCCGAGCAGCGCCCTCATTTGCTTGATGTGCTTCGCTGCAGTAGTGCAGATGCTTGGTTACAGGCTCAGTGGAGCTGGTATCAACAATGCAGTCCTGCAACGTTTGATGCATGTTATATCGATGGCAATCAAAGCGCGCAGCTGTGGGATACCCTGCTTGAACAAACAAGTACATTGCCTCCTTTGGTCAATAAAGCAGGTTTGGCAGCCAGCTTGCAAGAAGCTTGGCAGCTTGTCCGTGATTATCAGATAAGCACCGAGCAGCTTCTATCCGAAGAGCAAGAAGAAGCGGTTCTATTAAATGACTTGGGGCAAGCTTACGAGAGACGTTGTAGGGAGCTGAATGTAGTTGATAAAGAGCAGGCTGCTTTGTTCTTAAGTCAGCAGGTGGAAAGTGCTGCTGATGCTAATAGCCACTGCCTGCTTTATGGCTTTGCTGATATTAGCCCGCTCTTTTGGCGTTTGCTGACACACTGCTTTTCGAATTTAAGTCGCTTGGCTTTAGT containing:
- the trmH gene encoding tRNA (guanosine(18)-2'-O)-methyltransferase TrmH encodes the protein MTPERKERINEVLSLRQPDLCVVTDKIVKDRNLAAIIRTCDAVGIQHVHCVVPKSEYRTYRGTSASADKFVDTVHHASAPEALAELKEKGMQIVAAHFSPDAIDYRDIDYSKPTALVMGTEIEGVSDEALNYCDAKIVIPMMGMVESFNVSVAAAIILSEAQRQRQIKGAYDVRKLDDGTYQTLFFRWGYPKLAHYCDENKLPYPPLDENGDLISGTAPTQTVD